The sequence TAGTCCGAAAGAGTCGAAACCCATCGGGTGAAGCACATTGAATCCCTTGTGCGTTTTGTACCGCGCGATAACATCCGAAGCGATGTATCCCAGCGGGTGGCCTACGTGCAGGCCTGCTCCCGAAGGATAAGGGAACATATCCAAAACATAGAATTTCTTCTTGTTTGGATCTTCATTCACTTTGTATACTTTTTTATCCTTCCAGATTTTCTGCCACTTGGCTTCGATTTCCCGAAAATTGTATTCCATTACCATTCGATTAGAAGCGGCAAAGTTATCAAATCATTGGGGGTGAGTCGAGAGTGAAAAGATGTTTCTTCAATGCCTTAGTTGCAAACTATAAATATTCCTACTTTAGCCGACTGTTATGGCCTCCACTCCTGACAAGTACGCAAGAAGAAGAGCGCGAACCAGCGCCGTTTCAACGGTGATCGGCATCAGCTTGGTGCTCTTTATGCTGGGTATTTTGTCCATCCTCATTCTCAATGCTCAGAAGCTTTCCACTTACGTGAAAGAGAGTATTCGTGTAGAAGTATTTCTAGACTCTGACTTGAGTGAAGGTGAAATCATTCGTCTGAAGAAAGAAATTGACGCTGAAGCCTATTCTCGCGCTACGGAATACATCAGCAAAGAAGAGTCGGCGGCACAACTGCAGAAAGATCTTGGAGAGGAGTTTATGGACTTTTTGGACTACAACCCCTTACCGGGATTGATTGATCTTAAGTTGAACGTGGAGTACACACACCCTGATAGCATCTCCAATATTGCCGGTAAGATAGAGGCCCGAGAAGGTGTAAATGAAGTAGTTTACAGCCCGAATTTGATTCGGCAAATCGAAAACAACATCAATAAAATCGGGATAGCTCTCTTGGCCTTTAGTGCCTTACTCCTCCTCATAGCAATAGCATTGATTAACAATACCATTCGACTAACGATCTATTCCAAGCGCTTTGTTATTCGCAGTATGCAGCTGGTTGGAGCTACGGGAGGCTTTATCCAACGCCCCTTTATTTGGAATGGAATCCTGCAAGGACTTTACGCCAGCTTCATTGCGATCTTATTAATTTTGGGAATTCTTTTCGCTGTAAGGCACGAGGTCCCCGAGTTTTTTGAGTTCAACGACCTGATAATGTTTGTTAAGCTTTTTGGTCTCGTTGCCCTTTTGGGAATGGTAATTTCAGGAATATCAACGTTATTTGCAGTAAGGCGTTACTTGAGAATGGACGCATCTAAAATTTATTGAATCCGATGAGCACAACTGAAAATCAAGAAAAGGAAAGCTTCGCACTAAGTGCAACGAATTACAAAGTGATGTTGATTGGGATCGCAGTCGTAGTTTTAGGATTTATCCTAATGATCGGAGGTGGCACAGAAGACCCAATGGAATTCAATGAAGACATCTTTAGCTTTCGAAGAATAACCTTAGCACCGATCGTTGTCATGGTCGGATATGTGGTCATCTTTTACTCGATCGTCAAGAAAGACTCTTCCTCTCCAACTGAATCATGAGTATTTTAGAGGCCCTTATCTTGGGCATCATTCAAGGACTTACGGAATTCTTACCCGTGAGCAGCTCAGGCCATTTGGAATTGGCTAAAGCTATAATTGGGGATGACCTTGAAGCAGGCGAGAGTATGCTTTTTACTATTGCTCTGCACGGGGCTACTGCACTAAGTACAGTTGTCGTTTTCAGAAACGACATTGCCGATCTCTTCAAAGGACTATTCGAATTCAAATGGAACGAGAGCACCAAGTTTGCGGCTTTTATTCTCGTCAGTATGGTGCCTGTCTTTTTCGTGGGTGTCTTCTTCAAAGATGAAATTGAAATGCTCTTCGAGGGGAATCTCCTTTTGGTTGGATGTTCTCTCATCTTCACGGCAGTTTTGCTGTACAGCACTACCCGCATTCCTGCAAAGGAGGGAAAAGTGACTTTTGGCAGAGCTCTGCTTATTGGTGTGGCTCAAGCCATTGCCGTGCTACCCGGTGTTTCCAGATCGGGATCCACAATTTCCACAGCATTACTAGCAGGAGTAAGTCGAGAACGTGCTGCACGCTTTTCATTCCTCATGGTATTACCTGTCATCTTTGGAGCAATGATTTTAGAATACAAGGACTTTCTAGAAGCTCAACCCTCCAGAAATATTGACAACTTGGCTCTAGTCACAGGCTTTGCGGCAGCATTCTTTGCGGGGATCTTAGCTTGTCGCTGGATGATTGCCATCGTAAAAAAGAGTAAGCTGGACTATTTCGCCTATTACTGCCTTGCAGTAGGAGCTATCGCAATCGGTTATTCGCTTTTCGCATGATCAATTACGGAAAGCTTACAGTAGAAGAATTCTTAGATGGTCAATTACTTCTAATTGATAAACCGCTCACATGGACCAGCTTTGACGCCGTCGCCAAGGTGAGGTATACGATCCGAAAAAAGTTTGACCTGAAAAAAATTAAAGTCGGCCATGCGGGCACACTCGACCCATTAGCTACAGGACTGTTGATCATCTGCACGGGAAAGTTTACCAAAAAAATCACTGACCTCACCGTAGAGAACAAAACCTACACAGGCTCCTTTACGTTGGGCGCTACAACGCCATCTTACGATCTCGAAACTGAAACAGAGAATCACCAATCAACAGATCATATCACCGACAAGATGGTGGAAGAGGCTGTGAGTAAAATGCGCGGAGCCATTATGCAAATGCCCCCTATTTTCTCTGCGAAAAAAGTGGATGGAAAGCGCGCCTACATTTCTGCCAGAAAGGGAAAGGAGGTAAAACTTGAGGCCAGACCTGTCATCATCAGCAAATTTGAAACAGACACTTCATCTCTGCCACTGGTCAGGTTTGAAATAGAGTGTAGTAAGGGAACGTACATAAGATCAATTGCTCGCGACCTAGGTGAGACGCTAAAATGCGGCGCTCATCTATCCGAATTGCGCCGAACAATGATTGGTGATTACTCCGTTGAAAATGCCATCGATCCCATTGAATTCCAACGGCTAGTGCAAGACATTCGGGAAGATGTTTAAAATGCACTGGAAAACTCGACCTTATTCATTAACTTCGCAGCCGCATTTTTTCGACCATAAAAACGCCTTTTGAATGAAGCTTTCAAAGTTTAAATTCACTCTTCCTAAAGAACTTATTGCACAATATCCTACTCCAAACCGTGACGAGAGCCGATTGATGGTCTTGAATCGCAAAACGGGTGAGATCGAACACAAAATGTTCAAAGACGTCCTCGACTACTTTAGTGAGAACGACAGTTTTGTGATGAACAACACCAAGGTTTTTCCTGCTCGTCTCTACGGAAACAAGGAAAAAACAGGTGCTAAGATCGAGGTATTCCTACTTCGTGAACTAAACCGCGAAAGCTTATTATGGGATGTTTTAGTTGACCCCGCGCGCAAAATCAGAATTGGAAACAAACTCTATTTCGGCGAAAATGACGAATTGGTAGCTGAGGTAATTGACAATACCACTTCCAGAGGTAGAACCCTTCGCTTCCTTTTTGATGGCCCATATGAGGATTTCAAAAGCACGATGATGTCATTGGGAGAAACACCTGTTCCGAAATACATCGATCGCCCGATTGAAGAATTAGACTACGAACGGTACCAAACCATCTTTGCCAAAGAAGAGGGAGCAGTTGCAGTGCCTACTGCAGGTCTTCACTTCAGTCGCGAACTGCTCAAACGAATGGAGCTCAAAGGAATTCACTTTGCACCGATTACACTTCATGTCGGACTCGGAACTTTCCGCCCTGTAGAGGTAGAAGACCTCACAAAACACAAGATGGACAGCGAGCAAATGGCCATCAGCGAAGAATCTGCGAATATTGTCAACGGTACCAAAACTTCCAAAGGAAAGGTTTGTGTAGTTGGCACAACCGCGATGCGCGCAGTTGAAACTTCGGTTTCTACCGAAGGACTTTTAAAGCCGTTTGACGGGTGGACGAATAAGTTCATTTTCCCTCCTTATGAATTCTCCATTGCCGATGCAATGATCAGCAACTTCCACGCTCCCGAAAGCACCTTGCTAATGCAAGTTGCTGCCTTCGGCGGATACGAAAATGTGATGGCAGCTTACAAAGTGGCTATTAAGGAAAAGTACCGCTTTCAGGCTTACGGAGACGCAATGCTCATCATTTAGTGTCTCAACCATTATAGTCCAATATCTTCGTTATGCTTGTCCTGAAAACAGTCATTAGCCTAGAGCTGACTCCTTATTTTCAGAACTGCACAAGCCTTGATCTTGAACTTACTGGCCGAGACACTTCAAAATCTGAGAAACAATAACTCAATTATGTCAAAGAGGGCGGTAATCATTGTGGCGGGAGGTACCGGCACCCGCATGAACCTCAACACGGCCAAGCAGTTTTTACCCCTTGCGGAAAAGCCCGTTTTGCTTCACACGTTTGAAGCATTTCGACTTTACGATCCCGAACTTCAATTCATCTTGGTGCTCTACACGAGCCTTCACGGCGAATGGAGGAAAATCCAAAATGACTACGGATTTGACCTTGAACACACTGTGGTAGAAGGCGGGGAAGAGCGATTCCACTCCGTTAAAAACGGAATAGCAGCCCTTGCTGATGATGTGGAATTGGTGGCCATCCATGATGCGGTGAGGCCATTTGTATCTGCCGACACCATCGAACGTTGTTTTGAAAGCGCCGCCAAATCGGGAGCAGCTATACCGGCAGTGCCGGTCATCGATACCATCCGCAGAATTGATGGCGACTCGAGCCACACCATTCCCAGAAATGAATTGGTAGCCATTCAAACACCTCAGTGCTTCCGAACTGACATTCTCAAAAAAGCCTACGAAACGGAGTACCAAAGCGTGTTTACCGATGACGCCTCGGTGGTGGAAAATATGGGCCAATCAATTGACATCGTAGAAGGCAATCGAAGGAATATCAAAATCACCACGAGAGAAGATTTGTTGATTGCAGCCTCCTTCTTAAAAGGTTAATCCTTTAATTCAAGGTCGTTCCACTGGTAATTCCTATCATTGAATTTCTAAGATCAGACTTGTGAAAAAAGAAGAATTTACTTCCGAGATTGAAAAAGCTTACACCTTTAAGGGTGAATCCATGATTTTGGGTGGTGCCATTTTGGATGGTCAACCCGTATCGGGTTTGCAAGTGAAGGCACCGCTGAGCATGTTCAATCGTCATGGCCTGATTTCGGGAGCTACCGGAACGGGAAAAACCAAAACCCTTCAAGGCATCGCCGAAGGCTTATCAAACGCAGGAGTGCCTGTCTTGCTAATGGACGTTAAGGGTGATCTGAGCGGCATGGCCGCTGCAGGCAAACATCATCCGAAAATAGACGAAAGACACCAGTCTATCGGAAGTCAATGGCAAGCCAAAGCATTTCCGATAGAGCTTCTTACCCTTTCTGACGAACCCGGAGTTCGTCTGCGCGCCACGATCAGTGAATTCGGGCCCGTGCTACTTTCCAAAATCCTCGGTCTCAATGATACACAGCAAGGAGTCGTTGCGCTCACATTCAAGTTCTGCGACGACAATGCCCTGCCGCTTTTGGACATCAAGGATTTCCGAACGGCACTTCAATATATCAATGGAGAAGGAAAAGATGAGATTCAAAAGTCTTACGGCCTAATCAGCAGTCAAAGTGTGGGAGCCATTATGCGAAAGCTGCTGCAATTGGAGCAACAAGGTGCCGATCGATTTTTTGGCGAGCCCAGCACCGACGTGAATGACTTGCTGGCCAAAGACTCCAACGGGGATGGAATCATACATGTGTTGAGGCTGGTCGACATGCAGTCAAAGCCTCAGTTGTTCTCCACTTTTATGCTTTGCCTGCTAGCTGAGATTTACGAAAAGTTCCCCGAGCAGGGCGATGCTTCTGAACCTAAGTTGGTAATTTTTATTGATGAAGCTCATTTGATTTTCGAAGAAGCTTCCAAGGAACTTCACGATCAAATCGAGACCATCATCAAGCTCATTCGCTCAAAAGGAGTGGGGATTTTCTTTTGCACCCAACTCCCTGATGACGTACCGGAAGATATCCTTTCTCAATTGGGTATGAAAGTCCAGCATTCGCTGCGCGCTTTCACGGCAAGAGACCGAAAGGCCATCAAGAAGACCGCTGAAAATTACCCGATAACAACCTTTTACGCGATGGATCAACTGCTGACCGAAATGGGAATCGGCGAGGCCATCATTACCCTACTGAATGAAAAAGGGATTCCCACTCCCGTAGTTCACACCTTGCTGAAAGCACCTCAATCTAGAATGGGCATTCTGACTGACAGCGAAATAAATACCCTTGTCAGCAAAAGCAGACTCGCTTCGAAATATAACCGCTCCATAGACCGAGAAAGCGCCCACGAAATACTCTTGGAAAAATTAGAACGAGCCGACTTGGCAGAAGCTGAAGAAAAATCTGCTCCACGCCCGAGAACCACATCGCGCAAAGAAAAATCTACTCTAGAGACCATCATGAAAAGCAGTGTTACTAACACAATAGTGCGAGAATTGACGCGAGGTATACTTGGGGTTTTGGGTATCTCTTCAGCTTCTCGCAGGAGAAGAAAAAGGTAGAAAATAAGTCCTCCCGATAATGAAGGGTTTTAACTAAACCCGAAAGCCATTTCTGCGTATCAGGAGAAGCATGCCCTTTAAGAAGTCCATATTTCTTTCGCTCCTCTCCTTATGCCTCTTTTCTGCCATATTGATTCTGGCCGATAATACAGAGCCTGAAAGGCATTTCATAAAGCCGATTAATGACCAACTTTTGATCATTGGTCATTTGGAAGCTACCGACCAATTCAATTTTGCTTCTGATGTCGCCGTGCTCAATGACGACCTGTTCAAGGAGGTCAGCGGGATTCCCACTTTTGGCTTCAGCGATTCTAAACACTGGCTTAGGTTGAGGGTCTTCAATTTTGAAGATCACGCCATAGATCGAATCCTGGAGGTGAACAATCCCATACTTAACGAGTGCAATCTCTATGAGGTAGAAGGGGGGCAAAGTTCGGCACTATACCGCACAGGAGATGAACTGACTTTCAAGGAGCGACCGATAGACCATCGGAATTATCAGTTTCCCATTAGCATTGAAGCCAACAGATCAAAAGAGTTGTTGCTCCGTGTTTCATCAGAGGGAGAGCAATTGCAAGTACCGTTGAAACTCTGGGAAAAATCCAAACTCGACAAACAGGATGGAACCGATAGATTGCTCAGAGGAATTTACTTCGGAATCATTCTTTTCGTTCTCATCTTCAATTTATTCCTCTATTTAATCATACACGATAGAAGTTCACTTTTTTATGTGATCTATATTTTCGCTTTGCTGATGCTGCAGCTTTCACTGAGTGGATTTGCCTTTGAGCACTTATGGCCCGAATCAACTTACTTGGCCAATATTGCCAATCCTTTTTTCGCATCGATCAGCATTTTTGCCCTTATTCGATTCACCCAGACGTTTTTGAATCTAAAGGAGTTTTTTCCGAGAATCTATAAAGCATTCCATGTCATGGGTGGTTTTGTTGCAGTAAACTCACTCCTAGCCCTGATTCATACTCCTTTCTTCTTCAAGCTTTCAGTACTTGGGATTAACGTACTCGCGCTGTTACTGAACATCGCCATTGTACCAATAGTCGTGGCTGTAGTGAAAAAGAAATTCAGGCCGGCCAAATACTTTCTATTTGCCTTCATCGTATTGGTGGGGAGCGTTTTCTTTTTCATCCTGAATAATTTTGGGATCCTATACAGCGATTTCTATACAGCATATGGTTTACAAATCGGTTCGGCAGTAGAAGTGATATTGCTCTCTTTTGCGATCGTCGATAAGTTCAAACTTTTCAGAGAAGAGTCCTATGAAAGACTAGAGACCATCAACCTCATGAAGGCAAAAGCTAATGAAGAATTGGAAAAAGAGGTGGTGATCAGAACCCAAGAAATAAGTGAGCAAAAGCAAGTGGTAGAGCAACAAAAGGATGAAATTCTGGATAGCATACGCTACGCCGAACGAATCCAAAAGTCATTGCTTCCTTCAGCAAAAAAGGTAAAACGCATTTTTCAAGATCACTTTATTCTATTCAAGCCTCGTGATATTGTGAGTGGTGACTTTTATTGGGTGGGCGAAACATCAGAGGCCTTTCCTTGGGATTTGGGAGCCAAACTAAAACTCTTTGCAGCTGTAGATTGCACAGGGCACGGTGTACCCGGAGCAATGATGAGTATGTTGGGTTATCAAGCATTGGAGCAATGCCGACTTAGAGCAGACCTGGCCAATCCAGCAGACGCTCTGAATTACATAAATAACGTCATCGTATCTTCTCTGAATGAACAACGCGTAGGAGACCTCAGCATTAAGGACGGCATGGACATGGTGCTTTGTGCCTATCATGAAGAAACGAGAAAACTCAGCTTTGCAGGAGCGAAAAACAATATATACATCGTTCGCAAAGGAGAAATCATTGAATTAAAGGGAGATCGACTTTCAATCGGGAACGGCATTATCGAAAATACCGATAATGGATTTACCGTTACGACCATAACCCTTGAAGAAAACGACTCTATTTACACTTTTACAGATGGTTTCCCTGATCAGTTCGGAGGGCCAAAAGAAAAGAAGCTCAAAGCAAAAAGTCTCCTCGAGTTCATAAGAGGACTGAGCCACGAAGAAATGGAGAATCAAAAGAAGCAATTGGGTGAATTCTTCTCCAACTGGAAAGGTCAAACCGAGCAGATAGATGATGTCTGTTTAATGGGAATTCGAATAAAATAAGCCCCTCAAGGAGATCTCTTTTCATGTCGTGTAGAACATTCTCGTTCAATATTTGAAAGAAAATCAGACGAGGTTCTTCGGCCTCCCGCACCATTCATAATACACTCATTTAAAGCAAGTTTTAACCGGAACCGAAAAACCGGAGCAACATCTTCGCGAAATAAACTACTCCCAATAGAATTATCTTTTTTGAAGCATCGTTATATTGCAAGCTTTCAAATCTATGTTTTATGCAGAAAATACTATTGTTCCTGGCAGTCTTAATCGCAGGAAGCTCCGTTCAAGCTCAATCTGAAGGTATAACAAAAGCCTGGGATCTTTTCGAACAGGATAAACTCAAAGAATCTCGTAAAGCATTTGAAGAACTGCTTGACACACCTGATGAAGCAAGCGCTCACTTAGGAATTTCTTTGGTGGATGCAGCTCTTGGAAAGGAGACATTATTCTATCACTACGATCAATTTTATAAGACAGCTGAGAACTCTGATTATTATTTGGATGCACTTTGGTCTTTTGACACTGGAAAAAGAACTGACGATGAAGTGCTCTTTTTGGAGTCTATAGTTGAAAGATCCAAAGGAACTTTAAAAGCCAAAGCTCTTCAGCACTTGGGTTATCACTACCGCGCCAGCGCGAAAATGAACAAGGCGAAGGATTACTTTGAACAAATCGGAGCCATCGAAAAGTGGAATCTCGTGGGAGATTTTCAGAATATCTCTGAAAGTGGATTTGATAAAGATTTTGGTGTTTTGGCTCACCCGGAAGCAGAATATGAATTTATCAATAAGCAAGGAGCCAAGGTAAAGTGGTTTGACCTCTACTCCCCTCGATACGACAAATGGATAGATTTTGAATATCACTTCTACACTTCAAACTCAATTATATATGCTCAGAATTTTGTGCAAAGTCCAACAGATCAAAAGGTTTGCTTCAGAATAGGAACATCGGGTTCACTCAAGTTTTGGCTAAATGATGAATTATTATTTCAAGAGCCCGCAGAGCGCAACAATGGAATGGACACCTATGTCTTTACAGGAAAACTCCTGTCAGGAAACAACCGTCTTCTGGTACAAGTAGGATCGAGCGAAATAGATCAATCCAACTTCTTGCTTCGCATCACCGATGAGGAAGGAGATAATATAGAAGGGCTCACGGTAAGCACCAAATACGCGGCTTACCCCAAAGGGAACTCCCCTTCTGAAACGATTAAAAGTCCGTCGGTGGCTTTTTTCAAAAGTGAAATCGAAAAGAACCCCGATCACCTGGAAAACTACTTGATATTGGCTCAGCACCTGCTGTCCAATGACAAAAAGTACGAAGCAAAGAAAGTGCTTCTCGAAGCGCGCAAAAGATTTCCAAACAGCAGCTACCTCTTATTTCAAATGGTGCAGTTGTACATGAGAGATCAAAACAGAACAGCTCTGAGCAAAAGCTTGGAGGAGTTAAAACAAAACTTTCCTGACCGAGGCCTTTCCCGAAATATCCTATTCGATGAAGCATTAGAAATTGAAGACTTTGAGACGAGCAGTGCGATTTTAAAGAAAATTGAAGACGATGAAGGCGAAACCGTAGACGTTCTTTCCAAGAAAATCTCCCTTGCAGCGGGTCGTAATGAAAATGAAAAGATTCTTAATCTGGCAGAGCGCGGATACCAGAAGTACCCGGAGAGTTATGAATTCGTCTTGATGAAGACGGCGATCGAATCAAAGGTGAACAGCAACAATGCCCGTGCTATCAAGGTAATGGAGAAGTACCTCAAAAACAATTATAGCGAAGAGGCGGCAAATGAGCTGGTATCACTCTTGTTCGACGCGGGTGAAGTCCAAGATGGACTGAAGCTTCTCGATAAAATGGTTGAATACAATCCTATCGCGGTAGGTTTCTTAAATACCAAATCATTGGTTCAGTACAATTTGAGAAATTACACAGCAGCCGAGCGCATTACCCGTGAGTGCATTAAAATATGCCCGTACGTAGGCGCGTATTATGTTAGACTAGGAGAAATCTATTCTGATGCCGGCAAGAAAAGTCAAGCCATCGAGGCTTACGAAAAGGCCATTTCTTTCGACCCTTATGATTATGATACTCACTCGGCCATTCGCCTTGCAAAAGGAGAAGAGGATATATTCATGGAATTTGAAAAACCCGATGTCTACGAAATCTATGAGAATTCTCCCTCAGCAGAAGAAAACCCCGAGGACAATTCAATGATCCTTTTGGATGAAATCCAGAATGTGATTTACCTGAACGGAGCGAATGAATTTAAGCGCATTCTCGTGGCAAAAGCTTTCGATACAGAGGGCGTTGAGTCATGGCAAAACTTCACGATACCTGTATACGGCAATCAAAATGGCCGAGTTGAAAAAGCAGAGGTTTTGAAGTCAAACGGGCAAAAAATAGAGGCACAGCAAAATGGTGCTGATATCGTATTTGACAATCTTGAGCCAGGAGATGCGATTCACATTACCTACCGATTGCAGAATTACTACTCCGGTAAACTAGCGAATCAATTTTGGGATAAATTCTACTTGTCTTACTGGGGGCCAACCCAAAAAGCACAATACAATCTGCTGATAGAAGGAGACAAAGACTTTAATTACAAAACGGAAAACTTTGAGCTCGAGCCCACGGTAAAAGACTTGGGAGACAACACCAAGCTCTATGTATGGGAGCTAACTGATATCGAAAAAGTAGACTACGAACCGAACATGCCCTCTTTGGTAGATGTGGCGAAAGTATTGCACATTTCGAGTATCGATAACTGGGAGTACGTGGTAGATTGGTATGCAGATCTTTCTAAAACAAAAGCCAAAATCAATTACGAAGTTGAAGAAACAGTCGCAGAAATTTTTGCCGACGAAGATCCACAAAGCGAAAAAGAAAAGGCCAAACTGATCTATGACTACATCGTCGAGCAAATCCGATACAGCTCGGTTTCCTTCATCCAGTCGGGCTTGGTTCCCCAAAAAGCAAATGACGTAATCAGCAGGAAACAGGGTGATTGCAAAGATGTCTCTACACTCTTCGTTTCAATGTGCAAGGCCGTAGGAGTTAATGCCCATTTGGTTTTGGTTAACTCCAAAAACAACGGATTCAACGAGATCGTCCTTCCCGGAATTGAATTCAATCATTGCATAGCCAAAGCAAATCTGGATGGGGAAGATTACTACCTCGAACTGACCGATGATAATTTGCCTTTTGGAGCATTGTATCCTTCGGTGAACAATGCGTTCATCCTCGACATCACCAAAAAAGAAGGTCAACCAACAGCTGCGGGTTATCTAACTGATCCAAACAGACTTAAAAACAGCGTAACGCGAAAGGCGATCGTGACGTTTGAGGATGACAATCTAGTGGTGAGCAGAGAAAACTTGAAGGCCGGTACTGCTGCATCAAGGATGAGAAATACCTATGAAAACCTGGGTGAAGAAGCTCGAATTAAAGAAATGCGCGAGGCAGTTTCCACGGATTTCGCAGAGATTGAATTCTCGACTTTGGAGTTCATTTCAGGAATTGACGACTTGAGTGATTCCGTTCGCTACCACTATGACTTTAAAATCCCTTCAGCCCTCACTTCCATCAGTGGTATGGATATCATGTCGGTTCCGCTTACAGACATGATTACCAGTCTTAATTTTATGTCTTCTGACGATAGACAAAGCGCTGTAGAACTCTGGTCGGCCTTCTCATTCGAAGATTATGAAGAGGTAATAAGAATAAAATTACCTGAAGGAAAAACGACACAACTTCCGGAGAAACAAATTTTGGAATCGGACTACATCAAGTATGAGCTGAGCGCTAAAATGGATGGAAAGGATGTTGTGGTAACGCGTAAGTTTAAGCTATTGCAAGATCAGGTTCCACCTGAAGATTTCCCTGCATTCAAAGAGCAGTGCCGAAAAATCATCAAGTCCGATGACATGAAGCTTGCCCTTAATTAAGGCCAAACATCTAAGTACTGCGGTAGGGCCAAAAAGAGCATCGAGAAAATGGTGAACACCAAAATGAGTTTCCATACCCACTTGATCCAGACGTTGTAGGGGATTTTGGCTATCGAAAGAATGCCCATGGTAACTCCACTTGTAGGAATAACCACGTTCAGGAGCCCATCCCCAAATTGGAACGCGAGCACTGCTGATTGTCTCGCAATGCCGAGTATATCAGCTAATGGTGTCATAATCGGCATGGTGATGGCGGCTTGACCAGATCCCGACGGAATGAAAATATTCAGAGCTCCCTGGACGAAAAACATCATTTGAACACTAATCGTATCGGGTAAATCTTTCACCCCGTTTGCCATGGCATAAAGCACTGTGTCAATGATTTTTCCGTCTTCGGCCACTACCAAAACAGCCCGCGAAACACCAATTATTATTGCTGCCGTGAGCATATCCTTAGC comes from Cryomorphaceae bacterium 1068 and encodes:
- a CDS encoding 2-C-methyl-D-erythritol 4-phosphate cytidylyltransferase; this translates as MSKRAVIIVAGGTGTRMNLNTAKQFLPLAEKPVLLHTFEAFRLYDPELQFILVLYTSLHGEWRKIQNDYGFDLEHTVVEGGEERFHSVKNGIAALADDVELVAIHDAVRPFVSADTIERCFESAAKSGAAIPAVPVIDTIRRIDGDSSHTIPRNELVAIQTPQCFRTDILKKAYETEYQSVFTDDASVVENMGQSIDIVEGNRRNIKITTREDLLIAASFLKG
- the truB gene encoding tRNA pseudouridine(55) synthase TruB; translation: MINYGKLTVEEFLDGQLLLIDKPLTWTSFDAVAKVRYTIRKKFDLKKIKVGHAGTLDPLATGLLIICTGKFTKKITDLTVENKTYTGSFTLGATTPSYDLETETENHQSTDHITDKMVEEAVSKMRGAIMQMPPIFSAKKVDGKRAYISARKGKEVKLEARPVIISKFETDTSSLPLVRFEIECSKGTYIRSIARDLGETLKCGAHLSELRRTMIGDYSVENAIDPIEFQRLVQDIREDV
- a CDS encoding undecaprenyl-diphosphate phosphatase, which translates into the protein MSILEALILGIIQGLTEFLPVSSSGHLELAKAIIGDDLEAGESMLFTIALHGATALSTVVVFRNDIADLFKGLFEFKWNESTKFAAFILVSMVPVFFVGVFFKDEIEMLFEGNLLLVGCSLIFTAVLLYSTTRIPAKEGKVTFGRALLIGVAQAIAVLPGVSRSGSTISTALLAGVSRERAARFSFLMVLPVIFGAMILEYKDFLEAQPSRNIDNLALVTGFAAAFFAGILACRWMIAIVKKSKLDYFAYYCLAVGAIAIGYSLFA
- a CDS encoding DUF3098 domain-containing protein — translated: MSTTENQEKESFALSATNYKVMLIGIAVVVLGFILMIGGGTEDPMEFNEDIFSFRRITLAPIVVMVGYVVIFYSIVKKDSSSPTES
- a CDS encoding permease-like cell division protein FtsX — encoded protein: MASTPDKYARRRARTSAVSTVIGISLVLFMLGILSILILNAQKLSTYVKESIRVEVFLDSDLSEGEIIRLKKEIDAEAYSRATEYISKEESAAQLQKDLGEEFMDFLDYNPLPGLIDLKLNVEYTHPDSISNIAGKIEAREGVNEVVYSPNLIRQIENNINKIGIALLAFSALLLLIAIALINNTIRLTIYSKRFVIRSMQLVGATGGFIQRPFIWNGILQGLYASFIAILLILGILFAVRHEVPEFFEFNDLIMFVKLFGLVALLGMVISGISTLFAVRRYLRMDASKIY
- a CDS encoding DUF853 family protein — translated: MILGGAILDGQPVSGLQVKAPLSMFNRHGLISGATGTGKTKTLQGIAEGLSNAGVPVLLMDVKGDLSGMAAAGKHHPKIDERHQSIGSQWQAKAFPIELLTLSDEPGVRLRATISEFGPVLLSKILGLNDTQQGVVALTFKFCDDNALPLLDIKDFRTALQYINGEGKDEIQKSYGLISSQSVGAIMRKLLQLEQQGADRFFGEPSTDVNDLLAKDSNGDGIIHVLRLVDMQSKPQLFSTFMLCLLAEIYEKFPEQGDASEPKLVIFIDEAHLIFEEASKELHDQIETIIKLIRSKGVGIFFCTQLPDDVPEDILSQLGMKVQHSLRAFTARDRKAIKKTAENYPITTFYAMDQLLTEMGIGEAIITLLNEKGIPTPVVHTLLKAPQSRMGILTDSEINTLVSKSRLASKYNRSIDRESAHEILLEKLERADLAEAEEKSAPRPRTTSRKEKSTLETIMKSSVTNTIVRELTRGILGVLGISSASRRRRKR
- the queA gene encoding tRNA preQ1(34) S-adenosylmethionine ribosyltransferase-isomerase QueA, with translation MKLSKFKFTLPKELIAQYPTPNRDESRLMVLNRKTGEIEHKMFKDVLDYFSENDSFVMNNTKVFPARLYGNKEKTGAKIEVFLLRELNRESLLWDVLVDPARKIRIGNKLYFGENDELVAEVIDNTTSRGRTLRFLFDGPYEDFKSTMMSLGETPVPKYIDRPIEELDYERYQTIFAKEEGAVAVPTAGLHFSRELLKRMELKGIHFAPITLHVGLGTFRPVEVEDLTKHKMDSEQMAISEESANIVNGTKTSKGKVCVVGTTAMRAVETSVSTEGLLKPFDGWTNKFIFPPYEFSIADAMISNFHAPESTLLMQVAAFGGYENVMAAYKVAIKEKYRFQAYGDAMLII